In one Niallia taxi genomic region, the following are encoded:
- a CDS encoding sigma-70 family RNA polymerase sigma factor, translating to MIDSEYQILVEQYTPMIHHMLKKLAIYKNKEEFMQIGLISIWEAHENYKQEKGRFSSYLYMHMKGRLLDELKRRSKEEQRNVYPEESFWETAAIAFTFTDDEQYIRTLCKSLTRKEEKWVIYTFIKQLTISEIAAKENVSKSAVKGWKKGAIIKLKRLLLAAK from the coding sequence ATGATAGACAGTGAGTATCAAATATTAGTAGAACAGTATACACCAATGATTCATCATATGCTAAAGAAGCTAGCAATTTATAAGAATAAAGAGGAATTTATGCAGATAGGGTTAATCAGCATTTGGGAGGCACACGAAAATTACAAGCAAGAAAAGGGAAGGTTCAGCTCTTACTTATATATGCACATGAAAGGACGGCTTCTTGATGAACTGAAGCGCCGTTCAAAGGAAGAGCAGCGAAACGTTTATCCAGAGGAGTCTTTTTGGGAAACAGCTGCTATTGCTTTTACTTTTACAGACGATGAGCAATATATACGAACATTGTGCAAATCGCTCACCAGAAAGGAAGAAAAATGGGTTATTTATACATTTATAAAGCAATTAACAATAAGTGAAATTGCTGCAAAGGAGAATGTTAGCAAGTCTGCCGTAAAGGGCTGGAAAAAAGGAGCAATAATAAAACTGAAAAGGCTCCTGCTTGCTGCAAAGTAA
- a CDS encoding PA14 domain-containing protein, producing the protein MPRIKKFLPITILTAALGISGFFLPASHDAEAATAAKWSVSYYNNTGMSGTPVLKEEISQNELGLKVDNGKNSPATGVNSDNFSAVYQSDQVMPAGNYILRTRADDGIRVYVDGKKVIDDWTASSYWKSEKSKVITVSDLTNQSNKQLHRIKVEYYDKTGGSGLEVYLHPYEDETEDSSWLGLYYSNKSYSGTPALVEGGATAGTKLTQLLKDWGRESPADGLPADNFTATYLKKLAGGKDYFVQSYADDQIEVKIGNQTVIKQNYNSSGAINTGVAVNVGSGEQTMKVNYLEATGRARFAAEAVEFGDWIGWYYDNTSLSGTPKRQNVIQGDGKSLKVENGSGSPISGIGKDNFSVRYSTAQRIKAGKYILRTRADDGMRVYIDGKLAVDGWKSSSYWKSEQVHMIDIKDKSTSGSSKDVHEITIEYYEKTGGSGLEFYLNSIQEEAAANKWLGLYYNNTSLSGLAAVIEGGATAGTKQSQLFHNWDKNKPYPNVNEDNFTASYYKLLDGSKDYFIQTFADDRIRAKANGKTIINRWTNSSGIVDSGIITDLAAGNNLLQVDYMEAGGRARIAGDAVPLGNWIAWYYNNTSLSGFPAAQNTISSDGTSLKVENGYGSPVSAVGGDYFSASYATAQRIKAGDYIVRTRADDGMRVYIDGKLAVDSWESSSYWKSEQTHVISVKDHTTGNADQKDIHTIRIEYYEQTKGSGLEFYLQPASAELEKDSWLELYYNNTNQSGTPVKAVGGATAGTKVKELLHNWGTGKPYAEVNADNFSAKFMKLIAGGKDYVLETYADDGVKATVDDKSIINRWSNSSGKSDFGTITGLSAGDHRLTVDYFENTNNAGIAATVAPFGNWIASYYNNTSLTGMPKTVKTVSGNGTSLKVENGNGSPTAGINADNFSVSYKTAQRINSGSYILRTRADDGIRVYLDGNLVVDKWSPSSYWKSESTDIIQVKDRTTGSAADKNVHTIEIQYYDNTGSSGLEFYLQNADKEVEKNSWFGQFYPNSTLSGNYVNIVGGATSGNKLDTIRYNWGTSQSISGLPADNFSARFRKVITGGKDYFAQAFADDGIRMSLDGSKFIDKWTNSSGDIYRATLPAVASGDHTVTAEYYENTGKAAVFADVVPFGNWMAYYYDNTETSGAPVNAKIMEPNSNNGFTEDFGYDAPMANVPANNYSTRYVTAKRLTAGDYYINTIADDGVQVLIDGKVVIDRYTAGNSKNNAVKYSVKNGAEGDIHWIEVRYLEKTGKSNINFSITPFKESSLINKDTWTIQYYPNVINPSNPVSSTGLVEIDQESDVNFNWGSGSPASSIPNDNFSAVMSKQVYFSKSSNYDFSVNADDGVKLLVDGKTVIDSWVAKKGLREEKAKYMDKGYHTVTIQYFESTGNASISLDIKESVKQEVIKTYSDFSLTLDQMTTIQGNSAPKTDKRYDLYLREDAFYTKSNGKLAVEGGWNIRTGPGTNYGSHDLRFLAGDSDFTILSTVKGTDGKNWMKLGGWVPPSLVDLKYYINPANFQNTLKAQLQFVKLSEPGTINVNEVNEKVLTGKGILAGKASSYQKAAEQYGVNAVYLMAHSFLETGNGTSQLAKGVTYNGKTVYNMYGIGATDNNALSGGSAFAYSAGWFTPEAAIIGGAEFVRKDYIDRGQDTIYEMRWNPVGAAANGYATHQYATDIGWASKQTSSMYNIYNILESYSITLDIPRYK; encoded by the coding sequence GTGCCTCGGATCAAGAAGTTTTTACCCATAACTATTTTGACTGCAGCGTTAGGGATTTCTGGTTTTTTCCTTCCGGCGAGTCATGATGCAGAAGCAGCAACTGCTGCAAAATGGTCTGTTAGCTACTATAACAATACGGGTATGTCTGGAACTCCTGTGCTTAAAGAGGAGATTTCACAAAATGAGCTTGGATTGAAGGTAGATAACGGCAAAAATTCTCCGGCAACCGGAGTAAACAGTGATAACTTTTCTGCTGTTTATCAGTCCGATCAAGTGATGCCTGCAGGGAATTATATTCTGCGGACAAGGGCGGATGACGGCATTAGAGTATATGTGGATGGCAAGAAGGTAATAGATGATTGGACTGCAAGCAGCTATTGGAAAAGTGAGAAGTCCAAAGTGATTACGGTCTCAGATCTGACTAACCAATCCAACAAACAGCTTCATCGCATAAAGGTAGAATACTATGATAAGACTGGCGGCAGCGGTCTTGAAGTTTATCTTCATCCATATGAGGATGAAACAGAGGACTCAAGCTGGCTAGGACTCTATTATTCTAATAAATCTTACTCTGGCACTCCCGCATTAGTGGAAGGCGGAGCTACAGCTGGCACAAAGCTGACACAGCTCCTTAAAGACTGGGGACGAGAAAGCCCGGCAGACGGTTTGCCTGCTGACAACTTTACAGCTACTTATTTAAAGAAGCTTGCTGGTGGTAAGGATTATTTTGTCCAATCCTATGCAGATGACCAGATTGAAGTGAAAATAGGAAACCAAACCGTCATTAAGCAGAACTACAATTCTTCTGGCGCAATTAATACTGGTGTCGCAGTCAATGTTGGCTCTGGCGAACAGACAATGAAGGTAAATTACCTTGAAGCGACTGGCAGGGCACGATTTGCAGCAGAAGCAGTTGAATTTGGCGACTGGATTGGCTGGTATTATGACAATACCTCGTTAAGCGGAACGCCAAAAAGACAGAATGTTATTCAGGGAGACGGTAAGTCTCTTAAAGTAGAAAACGGTTCAGGCTCTCCAATAAGCGGCATTGGCAAGGATAATTTCTCTGTCAGATATTCAACTGCACAGAGAATTAAAGCAGGTAAATATATTTTGCGAACGCGTGCTGATGACGGCATGCGCGTTTATATTGACGGCAAGTTGGCTGTGGACGGCTGGAAATCAAGCAGCTATTGGAAAAGTGAACAAGTGCATATGATTGACATCAAAGATAAGAGCACGAGTGGTTCTAGCAAGGATGTTCATGAAATTACGATTGAATATTATGAGAAGACAGGCGGAAGCGGTCTGGAATTCTACTTGAATTCTATTCAAGAAGAGGCGGCAGCTAATAAATGGCTTGGGTTATATTATAACAATACTTCTTTAAGCGGACTTGCGGCAGTAATTGAGGGAGGCGCTACTGCAGGAACAAAGCAGAGTCAGCTTTTCCACAATTGGGATAAAAACAAGCCGTACCCGAATGTAAATGAGGATAATTTCACGGCAAGCTATTACAAGCTCCTTGATGGAAGCAAGGATTACTTTATTCAGACATTTGCGGATGACCGTATTCGGGCGAAAGCAAATGGCAAAACCATCATTAATCGCTGGACTAATTCCTCTGGAATAGTCGATTCAGGCATCATCACTGATTTGGCTGCTGGAAATAATCTTCTTCAAGTTGATTATATGGAAGCAGGCGGCAGAGCAAGAATAGCAGGAGATGCGGTGCCACTTGGCAACTGGATTGCTTGGTATTATAACAATACCTCCTTAAGCGGCTTCCCAGCGGCACAAAACACGATTTCAAGTGATGGTACATCCTTGAAGGTTGAAAATGGCTATGGTTCACCTGTCAGCGCTGTTGGTGGAGATTATTTCTCTGCAAGCTATGCAACAGCACAAAGAATTAAGGCAGGAGATTATATTGTAAGAACAAGAGCAGATGATGGAATGCGTGTTTATATAGATGGCAAGCTTGCAGTGGACAGCTGGGAATCAAGCAGCTATTGGAAAAGTGAACAAACGCATGTCATTTCTGTTAAGGACCATACGACAGGAAATGCAGACCAAAAGGATATCCATACGATACGCATTGAGTATTATGAGCAGACAAAAGGAAGCGGACTGGAATTTTATCTGCAGCCTGCGAGTGCTGAACTGGAAAAGGACAGCTGGCTGGAGCTTTATTACAATAATACCAATCAGTCTGGAACTCCTGTTAAGGCAGTCGGGGGCGCAACAGCAGGCACTAAGGTGAAGGAGCTTCTTCATAATTGGGGAACAGGCAAGCCTTATGCAGAAGTCAACGCCGATAATTTCTCTGCTAAGTTCATGAAGCTTATTGCGGGCGGCAAGGATTATGTTTTGGAAACATATGCAGATGACGGAGTGAAAGCAACTGTAGATGATAAGAGTATTATCAACCGCTGGTCCAATTCATCTGGAAAATCAGATTTTGGGACAATCACAGGCTTAAGTGCAGGTGATCACCGTTTAACTGTTGATTACTTTGAAAATACCAACAATGCAGGAATTGCAGCAACAGTGGCACCATTCGGAAACTGGATTGCATCCTATTACAACAATACATCATTGACTGGAATGCCTAAGACTGTCAAAACGGTTTCCGGCAATGGAACAAGCCTGAAGGTGGAAAACGGCAATGGATCACCAACTGCGGGAATCAATGCCGACAATTTCTCTGTAAGCTATAAAACAGCTCAGAGAATCAATTCAGGCAGCTATATTTTGCGCACAAGAGCAGATGACGGTATCCGTGTCTATCTTGATGGCAATCTAGTTGTGGACAAATGGAGTCCAAGCAGCTACTGGAAGAGTGAATCTACTGACATTATTCAGGTGAAGGATCGCACGACAGGCTCAGCAGCGGACAAAAATGTTCATACGATTGAAATTCAGTATTATGACAACACAGGCAGCAGTGGTCTTGAATTTTATTTGCAAAATGCGGATAAAGAAGTAGAGAAGAACAGCTGGTTCGGCCAATTTTATCCGAACAGCACCTTGTCAGGTAATTATGTGAACATTGTAGGCGGGGCGACATCTGGCAATAAGCTTGATACGATTCGCTACAACTGGGGAACATCACAATCAATTTCCGGGCTGCCTGCAGATAATTTCTCTGCACGCTTTAGGAAAGTGATAACAGGCGGCAAGGATTACTTTGCACAGGCTTTTGCTGATGATGGCATCCGAATGAGCCTTGATGGCAGTAAGTTCATTGATAAGTGGACAAACTCCTCTGGCGATATTTACCGTGCAACATTGCCGGCGGTGGCAAGCGGTGATCATACCGTTACGGCTGAATACTATGAAAATACCGGCAAGGCAGCAGTGTTTGCAGATGTAGTGCCGTTTGGAAATTGGATGGCCTATTATTATGACAATACAGAAACATCTGGTGCACCTGTGAATGCGAAAATCATGGAGCCAAACAGCAACAACGGTTTTACAGAGGACTTCGGCTATGATGCGCCGATGGCTAATGTGCCTGCAAATAACTATTCAACGCGTTATGTTACGGCAAAGCGGTTGACTGCTGGCGATTATTACATCAACACGATTGCCGATGATGGTGTGCAGGTGCTTATTGACGGCAAGGTAGTCATCGACAGATATACTGCAGGCAACAGCAAAAATAATGCAGTCAAATATTCTGTTAAGAATGGAGCAGAAGGAGATATTCATTGGATTGAAGTAAGATACCTTGAAAAAACAGGTAAATCGAATATCAACTTCTCGATAACACCATTTAAGGAAAGCAGTCTGATTAACAAAGATACGTGGACGATTCAATATTATCCAAATGTCATCAATCCAAGCAACCCTGTATCATCTACAGGACTTGTGGAAATTGATCAAGAATCTGATGTTAACTTCAACTGGGGCTCAGGGTCTCCGGCAAGCTCTATTCCAAATGACAACTTCTCAGCAGTCATGAGCAAACAAGTCTATTTCTCAAAGAGCTCGAATTATGACTTCTCTGTCAATGCAGATGATGGTGTTAAACTACTTGTAGATGGAAAAACGGTCATTGATTCATGGGTAGCGAAGAAGGGCTTAAGAGAAGAAAAGGCAAAGTATATGGATAAAGGCTATCATACTGTTACAATCCAATACTTTGAAAGCACAGGAAATGCGAGCATTAGCCTGGACATTAAAGAATCAGTGAAGCAGGAAGTTATTAAGACATACAGCGACTTCAGCCTTACACTTGACCAAATGACGACAATACAAGGTAATTCTGCCCCAAAAACAGATAAGCGCTATGACCTCTATTTGCGGGAGGATGCTTTTTATACGAAGAGCAATGGCAAGTTAGCTGTTGAAGGCGGCTGGAATATCCGAACAGGACCTGGAACAAATTATGGTTCACATGATCTCCGCTTCCTAGCAGGAGACAGTGACTTTACAATCTTAAGCACAGTGAAGGGAACGGACGGCAAGAACTGGATGAAGCTTGGTGGATGGGTACCTCCATCTTTAGTGGATTTAAAGTACTACATCAATCCTGCCAACTTCCAAAATACGTTGAAGGCACAGCTTCAATTCGTTAAGCTTTCTGAACCAGGAACAATCAACGTGAATGAGGTAAACGAAAAGGTTCTTACCGGAAAAGGTATTCTCGCTGGAAAAGCAAGCAGCTATCAAAAGGCTGCAGAGCAATATGGAGTAAATGCTGTTTACTTAATGGCGCACTCCTTCTTGGAAACAGGAAATGGAACAAGCCAGTTGGCTAAAGGCGTCACATATAATGGTAAAACAGTTTATAATATGTATGGAATTGGCGCGACAGATAATAATGCCCTTTCAGGAGGATCTGCCTTCGCTTACAGTGCAGGCTGGTTCACACCAGAAGCGGCGATTATTGGCGGTGCTGAATTCGTGAGAAAAGACTATATCGACAGAGGACAGGATACTATATATGAAATGAGATGGAACCCAGTGGGCGCAGCTGCAAACGGGTATGCCACACATCAATATGCAACAGATATTGGGTGGGCTTCTAAGCAAACATCCAGCATGTATAATATTTATAATATTCTAGAGTCATATAGTATTACGCTTGACATACCAAGATATAAATAA
- a CDS encoding nucleobase:cation symporter-2 family protein yields MNNIKTWSIGFQHVLAMYAGAVLVPLIVGGALNLTFEQLTYLVSIDLLTCGIATLLQVWKNKFFGIGLPVMLGCTFTAVGPMIAIGANHGVTAIYGAIIVSGLIIVIISSFFSKLVKYFPPVVTGSVVTIIGLTLIPVAIKDMAGGEGSADFGDPKNLLLSFGVLVFILLLNKYAKGFIKTISILIGLIVGTIVAAFMGLVDFGKVADASWVHGLKPFYFGMPTFNFSAILTMTLVAIVSLIESTGVYLALSDITKTKVSEKDLARGYRSEGIASVIGGVLNSFPYTAYSQNVGLVQLTGVKTKSAIFSAGVILVILGFLPKVAAVTTLIPTAVLGGASLAMFGMVCAYGIKMLGQVDFNQQGNLLVVACSVGLGLGVTVVPDIFKEMPETIRILTESGIVAGSLTAIILNILFNLLPNRKSAVKAEQKAA; encoded by the coding sequence ATGAATAATATAAAGACATGGTCAATTGGTTTTCAACACGTTCTGGCAATGTATGCCGGAGCAGTGCTAGTTCCCTTGATTGTAGGGGGAGCGCTGAACTTAACATTCGAACAATTGACGTACTTAGTTTCAATCGACCTGTTAACATGCGGAATCGCAACACTGCTGCAAGTTTGGAAAAATAAATTCTTTGGGATTGGTCTTCCTGTTATGCTTGGCTGTACATTTACAGCAGTAGGACCGATGATTGCAATCGGAGCAAACCATGGTGTGACAGCCATTTATGGAGCGATTATCGTTTCAGGTCTTATCATTGTTATTATCTCTTCCTTTTTCAGTAAGCTCGTTAAATATTTCCCGCCTGTTGTAACAGGATCTGTCGTAACAATCATTGGTTTAACTTTAATTCCTGTAGCAATTAAGGATATGGCTGGCGGCGAAGGCAGTGCAGATTTCGGAGATCCGAAAAACCTACTATTGTCTTTCGGTGTATTGGTATTTATCCTGTTGTTAAATAAGTATGCCAAAGGCTTTATTAAAACTATCTCTATCCTAATCGGTCTAATTGTCGGCACAATTGTTGCAGCATTCATGGGCTTGGTTGATTTCGGAAAAGTAGCAGATGCTTCTTGGGTTCATGGCTTGAAGCCATTCTATTTCGGGATGCCAACATTTAATTTCTCTGCAATCCTAACAATGACACTTGTAGCGATTGTAAGTCTTATTGAATCAACTGGCGTGTATTTGGCGCTTAGCGATATCACGAAAACAAAGGTATCCGAAAAGGACCTTGCAAGAGGATACCGCTCAGAAGGAATTGCCAGTGTAATTGGCGGGGTTTTGAACTCTTTCCCTTACACTGCATATTCTCAAAACGTCGGTCTTGTTCAGCTGACAGGCGTAAAAACGAAAAGCGCAATATTCTCTGCTGGAGTTATTCTTGTCATCTTAGGCTTCCTGCCTAAAGTAGCAGCAGTGACAACACTAATTCCAACAGCAGTTCTTGGCGGAGCATCATTAGCAATGTTCGGCATGGTGTGTGCTTATGGAATCAAAATGCTTGGACAAGTTGATTTCAATCAACAAGGAAACCTGCTTGTTGTCGCATGCTCAGTTGGCTTAGGACTTGGTGTTACAGTAGTGCCTGATATCTTTAAAGAAATGCCTGAAACAATCCGTATTTTGACAGAAAGCGGTATTGTTGCAGGAAGTCTTACAGCTATTATCCTTAATATTTTGTTTAATCTTCTGCCAAACAGAAAATCAGCAGTTAAAGCAGAACAAAAGGCAGCTTAA
- a CDS encoding M42 family metallopeptidase has protein sequence MIELLKELTELHGPCGFEDDVAAFIASRLRVHVDTIDVDGAGNLIVTKKGSKPGPKIVIAAHMDEVGFIVKKVEDNGLIRFEKLGGHDDRILLSQRVQIKTKQGMRAGVIGTISAHMVKFDDAQKVRTHKQQYIDAGATSKKEAEDLGIEVGDSIVWHPHFDMLTESRFSSKAFDDRAGCACLIKVLEELNTDDFAGEIVGAFTVQEEVGLRGARVVSHQISADVAIALDTTAVSDTPEEMMDKTLALGAGTGIKIMDFSLISNRKVREQLQLLAKEQNIPYQLEVFPGIGTDAGELSLAGKGIPTGVLSIPSRYAHSPNEVIDINDFQATKDLLKVFILHMKKAEEYKFQI, from the coding sequence TTGATAGAATTATTGAAAGAGTTAACAGAGTTACATGGACCATGCGGATTTGAAGATGATGTTGCGGCATTTATAGCAAGCAGGCTGCGCGTCCATGTTGATACAATTGATGTAGATGGTGCAGGCAACTTAATTGTTACGAAAAAGGGCAGTAAGCCTGGTCCCAAAATCGTAATCGCTGCACATATGGATGAAGTTGGCTTTATCGTCAAAAAAGTGGAGGATAATGGGCTGATTCGTTTTGAAAAATTAGGCGGGCATGATGACAGAATATTGCTGTCACAGCGTGTGCAAATTAAAACAAAACAGGGGATGCGAGCTGGTGTCATTGGCACGATTTCTGCACATATGGTTAAATTTGATGACGCACAAAAGGTTCGCACACATAAACAGCAATACATAGATGCTGGTGCTACAAGCAAAAAAGAGGCAGAGGACCTAGGCATTGAAGTAGGAGATTCTATCGTCTGGCATCCTCATTTCGATATGCTGACAGAGAGCCGCTTCAGCAGCAAGGCCTTTGACGACAGAGCAGGCTGCGCCTGTTTGATTAAAGTGCTAGAAGAATTGAACACAGATGACTTTGCAGGGGAAATAGTCGGTGCTTTCACTGTTCAGGAGGAAGTCGGTTTAAGGGGAGCAAGGGTTGTCAGCCATCAGATAAGCGCAGATGTAGCGATTGCGCTTGATACAACGGCAGTTAGTGACACGCCTGAGGAGATGATGGACAAGACACTTGCCTTAGGTGCAGGCACTGGTATAAAAATTATGGACTTCAGTTTAATCTCCAATAGGAAGGTGAGAGAACAGCTTCAACTCCTTGCAAAGGAACAGAATATCCCTTATCAGCTTGAGGTGTTTCCTGGAATTGGCACAGATGCAGGAGAATTGAGCCTCGCAGGAAAAGGGATTCCTACAGGGGTGCTCTCCATACCATCGAGATATGCTCATTCCCCGAATGAAGTGATAGACATAAATGATTTCCAGGCAACAAAGGATCTATTGAAAGTATTTATTCTGCACATGAAGAAGGCGGAAGAGTATAAGTTTCAAATTTAA
- a CDS encoding xanthine phosphoribosyltransferase, with protein sequence MKLLTDKIEREGIVLDSNVLKVDSFINHQMDPQLMNEIGLEFARRFKDAGVTRILTIESSGIAPAIMAGLAMNVPVIFARKRKSLTLTSDLYTSTVYSFTKQESNEITVSKKYLLKEDRVLIIDDFLANGQAAIGLADLVEQAGAEVSGIGILIEKSFQPGADEIIKKGYRLESLARIASLQDGKVKFAADREVQSIYSGGY encoded by the coding sequence ATGAAGCTATTAACAGACAAAATTGAAAGAGAAGGCATTGTGTTAGACAGCAATGTGCTTAAAGTAGATTCTTTCATCAATCATCAAATGGATCCACAGCTTATGAATGAAATTGGCTTAGAGTTCGCAAGAAGGTTCAAAGACGCAGGAGTTACAAGGATTTTAACAATTGAATCTTCAGGGATTGCACCTGCTATCATGGCAGGATTGGCAATGAATGTTCCCGTTATTTTTGCAAGAAAAAGAAAATCACTGACGTTAACAAGTGATTTATATACATCTACTGTTTATTCTTTTACAAAACAGGAATCAAACGAGATAACTGTATCGAAGAAATATCTTCTGAAGGAAGACCGTGTTCTAATTATTGATGATTTCCTTGCAAACGGACAGGCAGCAATCGGGCTTGCTGATTTAGTAGAACAAGCAGGAGCTGAAGTGAGCGGAATTGGTATCTTGATTGAAAAGTCCTTCCAGCCTGGAGCAGATGAAATTATTAAAAAAGGCTACCGTTTAGAATCATTAGCAAGAATCGCATCACTGCAGGACGGAAAAGTAAAATTCGCTGCTGACAGGGAAGTACAAAGCATCTATTCAGGAGGTTACTAA
- a CDS encoding NupC/NupG family nucleoside CNT transporter, whose product MSILIGIVGLLLTLGLAYLLSNDKKGINYKAILIMIVLQLVITVVMFKTTFGLKIIEATSNGVSKVLSYGYEGVSFVTGGLVADGVSVFFINVLMLIIFTSTLLSVLTHIKVLPLAIKYIGGALAKLTGLSKVVTFNSINSIFFGQSETILAIKAHLDKMNDNKLFVVSTSAMASVSASIMGSYMNMIPAKYVLVAMLLNALSALIIATLVCPIKKEEDEKIDIKEVATTDSIFGAISAGALDGGRVALIVAAMLVAYVGLLALINAFFEAVFGIGFTGILGYVFAPIAWIMGVPGKEILDAGSVMGTKLAANEFVAMLQFKEMIPHLSEKTVGIVSTFLVSFANFSSIGIISGSIQAINGEKAGIVSKFGLKMLLAATMASMVTATIVGLFI is encoded by the coding sequence ATGTCTATTTTAATTGGAATAGTAGGGCTGCTTTTGACATTAGGCTTGGCATATCTTTTGTCTAATGACAAAAAAGGCATTAACTATAAAGCGATCCTTATCATGATTGTATTGCAATTAGTAATAACTGTGGTGATGTTCAAGACAACTTTTGGCTTGAAGATTATTGAAGCTACTTCGAACGGTGTATCAAAGGTTTTGAGCTATGGTTATGAAGGCGTAAGCTTCGTTACAGGCGGTCTTGTTGCCGACGGAGTTAGTGTGTTCTTCATCAATGTATTGATGCTAATCATCTTTACATCAACATTATTATCTGTGCTCACACATATTAAAGTTCTGCCCCTTGCTATCAAGTATATTGGCGGAGCGTTGGCAAAGCTGACAGGTCTTTCAAAGGTTGTTACATTCAACAGTATTAATTCCATTTTTTTCGGACAATCTGAAACTATTTTGGCGATTAAGGCACATTTAGATAAAATGAATGACAATAAGCTGTTTGTTGTATCTACTTCTGCAATGGCATCTGTGTCTGCATCTATTATGGGATCATATATGAACATGATTCCTGCAAAATATGTACTTGTTGCGATGCTGCTGAATGCATTGTCTGCGCTTATTATCGCAACATTGGTTTGCCCAATTAAAAAAGAAGAAGACGAGAAAATTGATATTAAAGAAGTTGCGACAACTGATTCTATCTTTGGGGCAATCTCTGCTGGTGCGCTTGATGGTGGACGAGTTGCTTTAATCGTTGCAGCTATGCTCGTTGCATATGTTGGTTTACTTGCACTTATCAATGCTTTCTTTGAAGCAGTGTTTGGTATCGGATTTACAGGAATCCTAGGCTATGTTTTTGCACCGATTGCATGGATCATGGGAGTTCCAGGCAAGGAAATTCTGGATGCTGGTTCTGTTATGGGAACAAAGCTTGCAGCAAATGAGTTTGTCGCAATGCTCCAGTTTAAGGAAATGATTCCTCATTTGTCAGAAAAGACCGTTGGTATTGTGTCAACATTCCTTGTATCCTTTGCTAATTTCTCTTCTATTGGAATTATCTCTGGTTCTATCCAAGCGATCAACGGCGAAAAAGCAGGAATTGTTTCTAAATTTGGCTTGAAAATGCTGTTAGCAGCAACGATGGCATCTATGGTTACAGCTACAATTGTTGGTTTGTTTATATAA